The genomic stretch GCCATCGCGAAGGCCCAACCCGGCTTGCGCTGCGCCAACCCGCTGAAGCGCTCCAAATCCCACGCGGTGCCCTTCTCCTCGTCCTCGCGACGCTCCAGGACGGAGACGATGGTGAAGGCACCCACCGCGCTGAACGTGTACGCCAGCAGGTAGTAGAGGATGCCGCGCAGCGCCTCCGCGCGGGCCAGGTCCAACGGGGTACCACCCGTCAGCGCGGACGCACCCAGCAGGCGGAACTGCTCGCCCGGACCGGTGACGAAGAGGGCGGCCACGCCCACCAGCAGGTAGCCGGCGTGGGCAATGGACGAGTACGCCAGCATGCGCTTCACGTTGCGCTGTGGAATCGCCAGCAGGTTGCCCGCCACCATGGTGAGGAAGGCCAGCACGGAGAACAGGCTCAGCAGAATCTGCGGGTCCACGCCCTTGCCCACCATGAAGAACACGCGGACCATCGCCGCGAAGGCGGCCGCCTTCACGCCCACGCTCATCAGCGCGGTGACCGGCGTCGGCGCACCCTCGTAGACGTCCGGCGTCCACATGTGGAACGGCACTGCGGCGACCTTGAAGGCGAAGCCCGTGATCACCAGGATGATGCCCGCGTACACCAGGCCCGGCTGCGACGACATGGCGGTGGACAGCGGACCGGCCATGGCCGTCAGGTGGGTGGTGCCGGTGGCGCCGTACAGCAGCGCCGCGCCGTAGAGCAGCACCGCGGACGAGAAGGCGCCCAGGATGAAGTACTTGAAGCCCGCCTCGCTCGGCCGCGTGCCACGCCGCAGGTACGACGTCAGCGCGTAGGTGGAGAGGGAGAGGACCTCGATGTTGACGAAGAGCGTGATGAGCTCGTTCGACATCGCCAGCAGGCTCATGCCCGCTGAGGCGAACAGCATCAGCGCGTAGAACTCACCGCGCTCCGCGCCTCGCTTGCGCAGGAAACTCACCGAGCTCAGGGTCGCCAGCGCCAGGCCCACGCACACCACGAAGGTGAGGAAGCTGGAGAAGGGGTCCATCACGCCGAAGCCGAGCATCACCTCCTGGGGTGGCTCGAACATCGTCGTCAGCGCCATGGCGCCGGCCGCCACCGCCGTCACCACGGTGAGCACCGCCTGGTACGCGCGCGACGCCGTCGTGGAGAGGAACACCTCCGACAGCAGCAGGATGGAGGCACCCACCACCATGATGATGGCGGGCAGCAGCGGGAGGAAGTCTGCCAGGCTGAGATTGGGCAGGTTCATGTCGGAAGCTCAGGCGGCCTACTGCCGCGGCGAGGGAACGGCCGGGGCGGCGGCCAGCGGAACGGGCGCGGACGGCGCGGCGACGACCTGACGGGATGGCAGGGACATCACCTCTACCCGAAGTCGGTCCTCCTGCAACTCGGCCCCCGGCGTGCCCACGCGGGCGCGGGCCAGGAATCGGTCCGTGGACGGCGCCAGCCGGTCCAGGAAGGGCTGCGGCTGCAGACCCATCACAGCGACCAGGACGATGAAGGGAAGCACCGTGAGGCCTTCGCGCAGGTTCATGTCCGTCAGGTGCTGGTTTTCCCGGTGCGTGATGCCACCGAAGAACACCTTCTGGACCATCCACAGCATGTAGGCCGCGCCCAGGATGACGCCCAGCGTGGCGAAGCCGCCGAACACCGCCGTCAGGTGCGGGTTGCCCGCGGCCTCGCCCAGGTCGCTCTTGAAGGTGCCCAGGAGGACGAGGAACTCACCGATGAAGCCGTTGGTGCCCGGCACGGCGATGGAGGAGAAGGTGATGATGACGAAGGCCGCGGTGAACACCGGCATCACCTTCGCGATGCCGCCGTAGTCCGCCATCAGGCGCGAGTGGCGCCGCTCGTACAGGTAGCCGAACAGGAGGAACAGCGCGCCCGTGGACACACCGTGGTTGAGCATCTGGTACGCGCTGCCCGTGGCGCCCTCGGCCGTAATCGCCAGGATGCCCAGCATGCAGTAGCCCAGGTGGCTGACCGACGAGTACGCGATCAGCTTCTTGATGTCCCGCTGCGCCAGGCACATCAGCGCGCCGTACACGATGCCGATGACGGCCAGCGTGGCCAGGAAGGGCCGCGCCTGCTGCGTGGCCACCGGGAAGAAGGGAATCGCGTAGCGCCAGAAGCCGAAGGTCCCCATCTTCAGGGTGACGCCGGCCAGAATCATGGAGCCGGCCACCGGCGCCTGCACGTGCGCGTCCGGCAACCAGGTGTGCAGCGGCCACATCGGGACCTTGACGGCGAACGCGATGGCGAACGCCCCGAACAGCCACGGACCCCAGGTGTGCAGCGTGGCGGCCAGCCCGGTGAGCGAATCACACGCGCCCGCGGGTCCCGCGGTGCACGCGCTGAGCTGACGGTTGGCGTCCAGCAGGCCGTTGTAGATGCTCGCGTAGTCGAACGAGCGGGCACCCACCGGCGCGCTGATGAAGTACACGGCGATGATGGCCACCAGCATCAGCAGCGAGCCGGCCAGCGTGTAGAGGAAGAACTTCACCGCCGCCATCTGGCGGTCCTCGGCGCCCCACACACCCACCAGGAGGTACATGGGGATGAGCATGGCCTCGAAGAAGATGTAGAAGAGCAGCACGTCCAGCGACACCAGCGCGCCCAGCATCGTCGTCTGGAGCACCAGCAGCGCCAGGTGGAACTCCTTGATGCGGAACTTGATGTACGTGGTGGACGCCAGCACCACCAGGGGCCCCAGGAAGACGGTGAG from Myxococcus xanthus encodes the following:
- a CDS encoding complex I subunit 4 family protein, which encodes MSFFDNHLLNLVVFLPLVFAALVALLPAGESGQIRTVTFIAMVLDLVFGVWAYMTYVPGGPEFQLEYRARWFDLFGTSYHIGVDGLAVSLLLLTVFLGPLVVLASTTYIKFRIKEFHLALLVLQTTMLGALVSLDVLLFYIFFEAMLIPMYLLVGVWGAEDRQMAAVKFFLYTLAGSLLMLVAIIAVYFISAPVGARSFDYASIYNGLLDANRQLSACTAGPAGACDSLTGLAATLHTWGPWLFGAFAIAFAVKVPMWPLHTWLPDAHVQAPVAGSMILAGVTLKMGTFGFWRYAIPFFPVATQQARPFLATLAVIGIVYGALMCLAQRDIKKLIAYSSVSHLGYCMLGILAITAEGATGSAYQMLNHGVSTGALFLLFGYLYERRHSRLMADYGGIAKVMPVFTAAFVIITFSSIAVPGTNGFIGEFLVLLGTFKSDLGEAAGNPHLTAVFGGFATLGVILGAAYMLWMVQKVFFGGITHRENQHLTDMNLREGLTVLPFIVLVAVMGLQPQPFLDRLAPSTDRFLARARVGTPGAELQEDRLRVEVMSLPSRQVVAAPSAPVPLAAAPAVPSPRQ
- a CDS encoding NADH-quinone oxidoreductase subunit N yields the protein MNLPNLSLADFLPLLPAIIMVVGASILLLSEVFLSTTASRAYQAVLTVVTAVAAGAMALTTMFEPPQEVMLGFGVMDPFSSFLTFVVCVGLALATLSSVSFLRKRGAERGEFYALMLFASAGMSLLAMSNELITLFVNIEVLSLSTYALTSYLRRGTRPSEAGFKYFILGAFSSAVLLYGAALLYGATGTTHLTAMAGPLSTAMSSQPGLVYAGIILVITGFAFKVAAVPFHMWTPDVYEGAPTPVTALMSVGVKAAAFAAMVRVFFMVGKGVDPQILLSLFSVLAFLTMVAGNLLAIPQRNVKRMLAYSSIAHAGYLLVGVAALFVTGPGEQFRLLGASALTGGTPLDLARAEALRGILYYLLAYTFSAVGAFTIVSVLERREDEEKGTAWDLERFSGLAQRKPGWAFAMAAFMLSLGGIPPTIGFMSKLLIFQAAVDAGLIGLTIVGVLSSAVGIYYYLRVVVYMFMRPVPEGAQALEKSWSTELALVLSTAAVVILGIIPGPIMGWLEQASSIFGQ